The Clostridiales bacterium genome has a window encoding:
- a CDS encoding chromate transporter, translated as MLLKCFNLFYTFLKLGFLSFGGGYAMLSMIMTEAEHFSVSPAQFADLNALDMVVPGAIAINAATYVGYLYQKLPGAIAATAGVSLPSFVLTVVIMRFFAHFKDNDWLTDTLSGIKPAAVGLIAAAAITIATNVLTVPGKNIGNFLIDPMGTLSLVPVIIFILTAVLNIRFKINPILLTILAGVVGAIVII; from the coding sequence ATGCTTCTTAAATGTTTTAATCTGTTTTACACATTTCTCAAGCTCGGTTTTTTAAGTTTCGGGGGCGGTTATGCAATGCTCTCCATGATCATGACGGAAGCGGAGCATTTTTCAGTTAGTCCTGCCCAGTTTGCAGACTTGAATGCACTGGATATGGTCGTTCCAGGCGCCATAGCTATAAATGCCGCCACTTATGTCGGATACCTCTACCAAAAACTGCCGGGAGCCATTGCGGCTACCGCAGGTGTTTCGCTGCCTTCCTTTGTCCTCACTGTCGTCATTATGCGCTTTTTTGCACATTTTAAGGACAACGACTGGCTGACGGATACTTTATCCGGCATCAAACCCGCCGCCGTCGGTTTGATAGCAGCTGCAGCGATAACGATAGCAACCAATGTACTTACGGTACCGGGAAAAAATATCGGAAATTTCCTTATTGACCCGATGGGCACTCTGTCTCTCGTTCCTGTTATTATTTTTATACTCACCGCAGTGCTCAATATACGTTTCAAAATCAATCCGATTTTGCTTACCATACTAGCGGGTGTTGTAGGGGCCATCGTGATAATATGA
- a CDS encoding zinc ribbon domain-containing protein translates to MGKTDEFIKKISFGKVAKIYVILSILVLIICIGMTAYLFRDKIALAIDYEKMDDAVEKRGIDASIKGRLDKLASDSVDIRDVILLDKENNILYRVRNSGIGRDNKLTLSYSREKGGYLTDPGSPDIYYKVVRFEKLIYFKDSMEQIIKLEKERNDDFFYDANFNVKKVYLLNYFADKNNGMKVFIISDIRIMPYAERLFESMGSVLAVILLIYWIGLALWVYKDSNEKRMNAALWGIVTLITNLIGLLVYVLVKQNSEVCYKCGAAQNKYNVYCYNCGAKINNLCSKCGAIVNEKDKYCIKCGNKL, encoded by the coding sequence ATGGGAAAAACAGATGAATTCATAAAGAAAATTAGCTTTGGAAAAGTAGCAAAAATCTATGTGATATTATCGATTCTTGTTTTAATAATCTGTATTGGTATGACTGCATACCTGTTTAGAGACAAGATTGCTTTAGCGATAGATTATGAAAAGATGGATGATGCAGTTGAAAAAAGAGGAATAGATGCTTCAATTAAAGGGCGCTTAGATAAACTCGCTAGCGATTCGGTCGACATAAGGGATGTAATTCTACTTGATAAAGAAAATAATATCCTGTATAGGGTAAGGAATTCCGGCATAGGAAGGGATAATAAGCTAACTTTAAGTTATAGCAGAGAAAAAGGAGGCTATCTTACAGACCCAGGCAGTCCGGATATATATTATAAAGTTGTCAGGTTTGAAAAGCTTATCTATTTTAAAGATTCCATGGAACAGATAATAAAGTTAGAAAAAGAACGAAATGATGATTTTTTTTATGACGCTAACTTTAATGTCAAGAAGGTTTATTTGCTGAATTATTTTGCTGATAAAAATAATGGCATGAAGGTTTTTATCATAAGTGATATCAGGATAATGCCGTATGCTGAAAGGTTATTTGAATCGATGGGGTCGGTATTGGCAGTCATCCTTTTAATTTATTGGATAGGCTTGGCATTATGGGTGTATAAGGATTCAAATGAGAAAAGGATGAACGCAGCTTTATGGGGAATCGTTACTCTAATTACTAACTTGATAGGTTTACTAGTATATGTATTGGTAAAGCAAAATAGTGAAGTTTGCTACAAATGCGGTGCAGCACAGAATAAGTACAACGTGTATTGCTATAACTGCGGAGCAAAAATAAATAATTTATGCAGTAAATGCGGAGCCATCGTCAATGAAAAAGATAAATACTGCATTAAATGCGGTAATAAACTGTAA
- a CDS encoding response regulator transcription factor, whose translation MAANRILVVEDEKSISDFISINLQYTGYEYAVLADGDETVAYLKQDHSFDLALLDIMIPGVDGFELMKYMKQYNIPVIYLTAKSDVSSKIKGLRDGAEDYIVKPFEVLELLVRIEKVLERTGKLKKVLHFKDITIDVENHSVFQCGREIQLKPLEFDLFAMLVKYKNRTLPRERLLNEIWGVDFIGGTRTVDVHIAQLRKKLKLDVEIKTIPKIGYRLED comes from the coding sequence ATGGCTGCAAACAGGATACTTGTTGTGGAAGATGAAAAGTCCATTTCGGATTTTATATCGATTAATCTTCAATATACAGGGTATGAATATGCCGTTTTAGCGGACGGAGACGAGACGGTCGCATATCTTAAGCAGGATCATTCCTTTGATTTGGCCCTGCTTGACATTATGATTCCGGGAGTAGACGGTTTTGAACTTATGAAGTACATGAAACAGTATAACATACCTGTTATCTATCTTACGGCCAAGTCGGACGTATCATCGAAAATCAAAGGGCTGCGGGACGGTGCAGAGGATTATATCGTAAAGCCATTCGAGGTTTTGGAATTGCTCGTCCGAATTGAAAAGGTGCTGGAAAGGACGGGAAAGCTCAAAAAGGTTTTGCATTTCAAGGATATAACCATTGATGTGGAAAACCATTCCGTCTTTCAGTGCGGAAGGGAAATTCAGTTAAAACCCCTTGAATTCGACCTTTTTGCCATGCTTGTAAAATACAAAAACCGGACATTGCCCCGGGAACGTCTGCTTAACGAGATATGGGGTGTAGATTTTATCGGTGGGACGCGTACGGTGGACGTACATATTGCGCAGCTTAGAAAAAAATTGAAGCTGGATGTTGAAATTAAAACGATCCCCAAGATCGGTTATCGTTTGGAGGATTGA
- a CDS encoding ABC transporter ATP-binding protein — protein sequence MDIAISVQNVYKSFGEEVVLHGISHDFEEGKIHGIIGNNGSGKTVLLKCICGFLLPDRGRILVNYMQVGRDVDFPDNMGIIIEVPGFLPGLTGIKNLSILASLKNRVTREAISAAIRRVGLDPDMKKPVGKYSLGMRQRLGIAQAIMEDPSILILDEPFNGLDKNGVIQMHELIKDLRNQGKTILLSSHNQIDIDNLCDTVCEIDAGVMTVVR from the coding sequence ATGGATATTGCGATAAGCGTGCAGAATGTATATAAATCTTTTGGAGAAGAAGTGGTTTTGCACGGTATTTCCCACGATTTTGAGGAAGGAAAAATTCATGGAATTATAGGCAACAACGGCTCCGGGAAAACTGTCCTTTTAAAATGTATCTGCGGTTTTCTTCTGCCCGATAGGGGCAGGATACTCGTCAATTATATGCAGGTGGGCAGAGATGTGGATTTCCCGGATAATATGGGAATTATCATTGAAGTCCCGGGCTTCCTGCCGGGCCTCACGGGTATAAAAAACCTTTCCATATTGGCATCGCTCAAGAACAGAGTTACCCGTGAGGCCATATCTGCTGCAATCCGTCGTGTCGGGCTTGATCCTGATATGAAAAAACCTGTTGGAAAGTACTCCCTTGGCATGCGGCAGCGGCTGGGAATCGCCCAGGCAATTATGGAGGACCCGTCAATTCTCATACTGGATGAACCGTTCAACGGACTGGATAAAAATGGCGTCATCCAGATGCACGAGCTTATAAAGGACCTGCGAAATCAGGGCAAGACCATTCTTCTTTCCAGCCATAATCAAATTGACATTGACAACCTATGCGATACGGTATGCGAGATCGACGCAGGCGTCATGACGGTGGTGAGATAA
- a CDS encoding MurR/RpiR family transcriptional regulator — MENQDQCLLKIRSLYKSFTKKEKKVADYILSNSGVIYMSITEFAEACNVGETTIIRFCKKIGMEGYQEFKLQLARETVKPEEDVHENITPHDSIIDVIKKTTYSNTIAIQDTAKVISPSQLEKAVDAIINAEKVDLYGVGASAFTAGDAKYKFMRIGINAEAISDPHMQCMSAVNLSNKGVAIGISFSGSTKDTVDSLTFAKNAGAFTIAITNYEKSPITKVADVVLLTSARETPLRSGALTSKIAQLHVLDILYTLLAIKKKEKAYEMLNKTAEAVISKLY; from the coding sequence ATGGAAAATCAGGATCAGTGCCTTTTAAAAATCAGGAGTCTATATAAAAGCTTTACTAAAAAAGAAAAAAAGGTTGCCGACTATATACTAAGCAATAGCGGAGTAATATATATGTCTATTACAGAATTTGCCGAAGCTTGTAATGTTGGCGAGACTACCATTATCAGGTTTTGTAAAAAGATAGGAATGGAAGGATATCAGGAATTCAAACTGCAGCTTGCAAGAGAGACGGTAAAGCCGGAAGAGGATGTCCATGAAAATATAACTCCACATGATAGCATCATTGATGTTATAAAAAAGACTACATATTCAAATACAATTGCTATACAGGATACAGCAAAGGTAATATCTCCGAGTCAGCTGGAAAAGGCAGTTGATGCCATAATCAATGCCGAAAAAGTTGATCTTTATGGAGTTGGGGCTTCTGCATTTACGGCAGGGGATGCAAAATACAAGTTCATGCGTATAGGTATAAATGCAGAGGCTATAAGCGATCCCCATATGCAGTGTATGTCCGCTGTCAATTTGAGTAATAAGGGGGTTGCGATAGGTATAAGCTTTAGCGGCAGCACAAAGGATACGGTGGATTCTCTTACCTTCGCCAAAAATGCAGGTGCTTTTACAATTGCCATTACCAATTATGAAAAATCGCCTATTACGAAGGTGGCGGATGTAGTGCTGCTGACATCTGCAAGGGAAACTCCGTTAAGAAGCGGCGCATTGACGTCCAAGATTGCTCAGCTTCATGTGCTTGATATATTATATACACTGCTTGCAATAAAGAAAAAGGAAAAGGCTTATGAAATGCTAAACAAAACAGCCGAAGCCGTTATTTCAAAACTGTATTGA
- a CDS encoding sigma-70 family RNA polymerase sigma factor: MEDKKLIKKCQNGDKSAFQELISKYHPIVYKFLVRVTEDERLTEDLTQETFIKIIRSIDKFDVNGKAKFSTYIITVSKNCYIDYLRKNKKIMQSVTIDDNLNIEDTDVNVEEIVLNKIYGNDILKAMESLTEEQRIAIKLKYIEDLTLKEIGDILKIEPKTVKSRIHNGIVKLRQLLQK, encoded by the coding sequence ATGGAAGATAAAAAACTTATAAAAAAGTGCCAAAATGGTGACAAAAGTGCCTTCCAGGAACTTATAAGCAAATATCATCCCATAGTATATAAATTTCTTGTCAGAGTTACTGAAGATGAAAGGTTAACGGAGGATTTGACCCAAGAAACTTTTATAAAAATAATAAGAAGCATTGATAAATTTGATGTGAATGGCAAAGCAAAATTTTCAACATATATAATCACGGTATCGAAGAACTGTTACATCGACTATTTGAGAAAGAACAAAAAAATTATGCAAAGTGTAACCATAGATGATAATCTTAATATTGAGGATACTGATGTAAATGTTGAGGAGATTGTTTTAAATAAGATATATGGCAATGATATTTTAAAAGCAATGGAAAGTTTAACGGAGGAGCAAAGGATAGCAATAAAACTTAAATACATTGAAGACCTTACGCTTAAAGAAATCGGGGATATCCTCAAAATTGAGCCAAAGACCGTTAAGAGCAGAATACATAATGGGATTGTCAAACTCAGGCAGCTATTGCAAAAGTGA
- a CDS encoding ATP-binding cassette domain-containing protein: protein MSEAIQLEHVVRMYPPARRIISDITLCIHRGESVCISGAPKSGKTTLMKLIAGMEHPSAGSIYVMEEAMHEMDADSAADFRNRNMAVMLQDPYFVPGLTIWENIGLPLLVRGVEPEQRIKMVKQQLKILEISNVACAYPRQIPLFEGQIASLARALIVQPKILLLDEIDANLSERETKQIAKILDGIRQNNETTMVYFTGRQRTELNTDRQFILDYGKIREE from the coding sequence TTGAGTGAAGCGATTCAACTTGAGCATGTAGTCAGGATGTATCCGCCTGCCCGGCGGATAATAAGCGACATTACCCTGTGCATCCATAGAGGAGAAAGCGTTTGCATCAGCGGAGCGCCTAAAAGCGGCAAAACTACGCTTATGAAGCTCATTGCCGGAATGGAACACCCCAGTGCAGGCAGCATCTATGTAATGGAAGAAGCCATGCATGAAATGGATGCTGACTCTGCAGCGGATTTTCGCAACAGAAACATGGCTGTTATGCTGCAGGACCCCTATTTTGTACCAGGGCTTACGATATGGGAAAATATAGGGCTGCCGCTGCTTGTACGCGGAGTTGAGCCGGAGCAGAGGATAAAAATGGTAAAGCAGCAGCTTAAAATACTGGAAATTTCTAACGTCGCATGCGCTTATCCAAGACAGATCCCGCTATTTGAAGGCCAGATTGCATCTCTTGCACGGGCATTGATTGTGCAGCCGAAAATATTACTATTGGATGAGATAGATGCCAACCTTTCTGAAAGGGAAACAAAACAAATAGCAAAAATTTTGGATGGTATACGGCAAAATAATGAAACCACCATGGTTTATTTTACAGGAAGACAAAGAACTGAATTGAATACGGATAGGCAATTTATTTTAGATTACGGCAAGATTCGGGAGGAATGA
- a CDS encoding DUF6034 family protein, giving the protein MMKREISIVLAVILAFVLVSCQHTPKSPIVVGKDTGKVIEKATSENNGKSLTEMLKAPDTYKASLTTKNNDVKANVNMKVTIPDVEKIPTLSVQKREFSQKEINSLRKILLGEKNIYSAESAFAMTKAEIQEEIVKLRQKLKGAKGSDKDMIDSTIAKYEKVYETAPETVDKTPISTDIIKDGKKREVVKGITDGEDGKHGYFEVVNSPKYNAYRVFYSSEPDGYSTAECFRLYEWDKNVMYKSGINSKTLQKMPTLSITREQAQKLAKDFIHSLGIDYLTCYSIEKAIGCVNLQNGTQPTATYNGYSLEFVRTVNGVPVVYTDNKINRTTLLSYTGDSVDTPKDAENNPEYTAPWPYERMSFMIDDSGIREFVWESPYKITKTVTQNTTVLPFSDISKVFDSMILITKAGKTGNQSVVFDISKANLGLMRITEKNNNDTALLIPVWDFFGSLTYIADKDRDGSSTSEVDNDLLCSRLTINAIDGSIIDRSAAGY; this is encoded by the coding sequence ATGATGAAAAGGGAAATATCTATTGTTTTGGCCGTAATTCTTGCCTTTGTGTTAGTTTCATGCCAGCATACGCCTAAGAGTCCGATTGTAGTCGGTAAGGATACAGGTAAGGTCATAGAGAAGGCGACTTCTGAGAATAACGGGAAAAGCCTGACAGAGATGCTGAAAGCTCCTGATACTTACAAAGCCTCCCTAACTACAAAAAATAATGATGTTAAGGCTAATGTGAATATGAAAGTTACAATTCCCGATGTGGAAAAAATCCCAACTCTTAGCGTACAGAAAAGAGAATTTTCGCAGAAGGAGATAAACAGCTTGCGAAAAATATTGCTCGGTGAAAAGAATATTTACTCAGCCGAATCAGCTTTTGCCATGACAAAGGCCGAAATACAGGAAGAAATCGTCAAACTCCGGCAAAAGCTCAAAGGTGCAAAGGGCTCCGATAAAGATATGATAGACTCTACAATTGCCAAATATGAAAAAGTATACGAGACTGCTCCCGAGACCGTTGATAAAACGCCGATTTCTACTGATATTATAAAGGACGGGAAAAAGCGTGAAGTAGTTAAGGGCATCACTGACGGCGAGGATGGCAAGCATGGGTATTTCGAGGTAGTTAACAGTCCAAAATACAATGCATACAGAGTGTTCTATTCCTCTGAGCCTGATGGGTATTCCACTGCAGAATGTTTCCGATTATATGAATGGGATAAGAATGTCATGTACAAAAGTGGAATCAATTCCAAAACACTTCAAAAGATGCCGACGCTCTCCATAACCAGGGAACAGGCTCAAAAGCTTGCAAAAGATTTTATCCATTCCCTTGGAATCGATTACTTAACATGCTATTCCATAGAAAAGGCAATCGGTTGTGTCAATCTGCAAAACGGTACCCAGCCGACAGCAACATACAATGGGTATTCACTTGAATTTGTTCGGACAGTAAACGGAGTACCGGTTGTTTATACTGATAACAAAATAAACCGCACAACGCTGCTTTCCTATACAGGTGATAGCGTGGATACCCCCAAAGATGCTGAAAACAATCCTGAATACACCGCTCCATGGCCCTATGAAAGAATGTCATTTATGATAGATGACAGCGGAATACGGGAATTTGTATGGGAATCTCCCTATAAGATTACAAAAACAGTTACACAAAATACGACTGTATTGCCTTTTAGCGATATCTCAAAAGTATTTGATTCCATGATTTTAATTACAAAAGCAGGAAAGACCGGAAACCAATCGGTTGTATTTGACATCTCAAAGGCAAATCTGGGACTGATGCGTATTACTGAAAAAAATAATAACGATACCGCTTTACTGATACCTGTTTGGGACTTTTTCGGGAGCTTGACCTATATTGCCGACAAGGATCGAGACGGAAGCAGCACCTCTGAGGTAGACAATGATTTGCTTTGCAGCAGGCTTACAATTAATGCAATCGACGGCAGTATTATCGATAGAAGTGCAGCGGGATATTAA
- a CDS encoding HAMP domain-containing sensor histidine kinase, with protein sequence MKLWLKISLICIIVLMLIIGVCSTILLIQSRESILQITMDNIRTEQHNLQASFSGMVNYYGNYYDSDNLEPVAKRSMLKYCFSLFANNTSVLIYGDETIYSNISLLPEKILPLSEPYQQKLFIGKIDGRHILIAGSNVGILSDECKVYTVRDITSVYTDIRRMALQFIAISLACIMIGTGLIIFLVRFATRHLEKLGSSARRIANGKYDERTEIASNDEVGALARNFNIMAGAVEMHIDELEKAAERQRVFIGGLTHEFKTPLTSVIGHSETLLYTKLPEDVAYNSLIQIHDQCKWLERLTQKLLALITLQENITLREESVTKLLNAVKDNVDETFKQRKTNLKITCGIDTLYMDFDLMLSAVTNLADNGSKASSAGQTVEISAYGRTIQVRDHGKGIPRNEIEKITEPFYMVDRSRSKKNGGSGLGLALVKQITDAHHAGLVFESEPGKGTTVKIIFP encoded by the coding sequence ATGAAGCTATGGCTGAAAATATCCCTGATTTGTATCATCGTACTGATGCTGATTATCGGAGTCTGCAGCACGATTTTGCTCATCCAATCTCGGGAGAGCATATTGCAAATAACCATGGACAATATCCGTACCGAGCAGCATAACCTGCAGGCGTCGTTTTCCGGGATGGTCAATTATTACGGCAACTATTATGACAGCGACAACCTGGAACCTGTAGCGAAACGTTCAATGCTCAAATATTGTTTCTCCCTCTTTGCAAATAATACTTCAGTACTCATATATGGGGATGAGACCATCTATTCCAATATCAGTCTGCTCCCGGAAAAGATACTGCCGCTTTCAGAGCCCTACCAGCAAAAGCTCTTTATAGGCAAGATTGACGGCAGGCATATACTTATTGCAGGGAGCAACGTCGGAATTCTTTCAGATGAATGTAAAGTTTATACCGTGCGGGATATCACCTCAGTATATACCGATATCAGACGGATGGCCTTGCAATTTATAGCGATCAGCCTCGCCTGTATCATGATTGGAACCGGGCTTATAATTTTTCTTGTGCGTTTTGCCACCCGCCATTTAGAAAAACTGGGCAGCTCGGCACGGCGTATTGCAAATGGAAAATACGACGAGAGGACTGAGATTGCCTCAAATGACGAGGTAGGCGCATTGGCCCGTAATTTTAACATTATGGCGGGAGCGGTTGAAATGCACATAGATGAACTGGAAAAAGCTGCGGAGCGCCAGAGAGTTTTCATAGGAGGATTGACCCATGAATTCAAGACCCCCCTCACATCTGTGATAGGGCATTCCGAAACTCTCCTTTACACTAAGTTGCCAGAAGATGTGGCGTATAACTCTCTCATCCAGATCCACGATCAATGCAAATGGCTGGAGCGGCTGACCCAGAAACTCCTCGCTCTTATAACTCTGCAGGAAAATATAACACTTCGTGAGGAATCCGTCACTAAATTGCTGAACGCTGTGAAAGACAATGTGGATGAAACATTCAAGCAGCGCAAGACTAATCTTAAAATAACATGCGGCATTGACACACTTTACATGGATTTTGACCTGATGCTGAGCGCAGTCACAAATCTTGCGGATAATGGCTCCAAGGCCTCCAGCGCAGGGCAAACGGTGGAAATCTCGGCATACGGCCGGACTATTCAGGTACGGGATCACGGCAAGGGTATTCCGAGGAATGAAATTGAAAAGATAACCGAACCTTTTTATATGGTTGATCGTTCCCGCAGCAAAAAGAACGGCGGCAGCGGCCTTGGGCTGGCTCTTGTAAAACAGATTACGGATGCGCATCATGCCGGGCTTGTTTTCGAAAGTGAACCCGGGAAAGGGACGACTGTAAAGATCATATTCCCTTGA
- a CDS encoding LysR family transcriptional regulator, whose product MTLRHMKIFVTVCEENSITKAAKKLHIAQPAVSIAVKELEDYYGVKLFDRISKRLYLTDIGRNFLEYALHIVSLFDDMENNMHKWECSEKLRIGASITVGTHFMPRYVTTFYKYHPQSDIEVFIGSSDLIEKKILQNDLDFALIEGTVHSENIHYDTYMKDRLAVICSPLNPLCEEETVTIEQLLSQPLLLRENGSGTRELFDHVMATFEYTYTPSWESTSTEALVNAASMGLGVSILPYMLVQDALEKGVIVELKVENLHLDRWSHIIYHKNKFLTNLAKEFIKMIKDSEKH is encoded by the coding sequence TTGACTTTACGGCATATGAAAATTTTTGTGACAGTTTGCGAAGAAAACAGTATTACAAAAGCTGCAAAGAAGCTGCATATAGCGCAGCCTGCGGTCAGTATTGCTGTGAAGGAGTTGGAGGATTACTATGGCGTAAAGCTATTTGACCGCATATCGAAACGGCTTTATCTTACTGATATAGGCAGGAATTTTCTTGAATATGCACTCCATATTGTTTCTCTTTTTGACGATATGGAGAATAATATGCACAAATGGGAGTGCTCTGAGAAGTTAAGAATCGGGGCTTCCATTACCGTGGGTACCCATTTCATGCCGCGGTATGTAACTACCTTCTACAAATACCACCCTCAGTCAGATATTGAAGTTTTTATAGGAAGTTCCGATTTGATCGAGAAAAAGATCCTGCAAAATGACCTTGATTTTGCTTTAATAGAAGGCACTGTCCATTCAGAAAATATCCATTATGATACCTATATGAAAGACAGATTGGCTGTCATATGCAGTCCTTTAAACCCTCTCTGTGAAGAAGAAACCGTAACGATAGAACAGCTGCTTTCACAGCCATTGTTGTTGCGAGAGAATGGAAGCGGCACCAGAGAATTGTTTGATCATGTTATGGCGACTTTTGAATATACTTATACGCCATCATGGGAGAGCACAAGCACGGAAGCCCTGGTGAATGCGGCAAGCATGGGACTTGGCGTCTCTATTTTGCCATATATGCTGGTGCAGGATGCACTTGAAAAAGGTGTTATTGTTGAATTGAAAGTTGAAAATTTACATTTAGATCGGTGGTCCCATATTATCTATCATAAAAACAAATTCCTTACCAATTTGGCAAAAGAGTTCATCAAAATGATAAAGGATAGTGAAAAACACTAA
- a CDS encoding chromate transporter — protein MIRLTGNLEVMMSNNKLFKSFALFITFLKASTFTFAGGLAIVPAIERDAVEKYKLLSRDEFMEYATLSQTMPGVIALNCATLVGRHAAGTVGMLAAGFGAILPAFSLMVLATILAKMIPQHGRLLGAMRGIRAASAALVLSAAFSLGRYNLKTTFSVIIMIAAFLLVVVGNLGAPIIVVLSGATGYIYQRIRRHRERSHEDAS, from the coding sequence ATGATCCGATTGACGGGGAACTTGGAGGTTATGATGAGTAACAATAAACTTTTCAAATCTTTTGCGTTGTTTATCACTTTTCTGAAAGCAAGCACGTTCACTTTTGCAGGAGGCCTTGCCATCGTTCCTGCTATCGAGCGGGACGCGGTAGAAAAATATAAGCTTTTGAGCAGGGATGAATTTATGGAATATGCCACGCTCTCACAAACTATGCCAGGTGTAATCGCATTAAACTGCGCAACACTTGTCGGGCGTCATGCGGCAGGTACTGTCGGAATGCTGGCAGCGGGCTTTGGCGCGATACTGCCGGCATTTTCCCTGATGGTGTTGGCTACAATTCTTGCAAAAATGATCCCTCAGCACGGAAGGCTTCTGGGAGCCATGCGCGGGATCCGGGCTGCGTCTGCCGCGCTGGTGCTTTCAGCCGCATTTTCTCTTGGCAGATATAATTTAAAAACCACCTTCTCCGTCATCATAATGATCGCCGCTTTCCTACTTGTTGTTGTGGGAAATTTAGGCGCACCGATTATCGTAGTGCTGTCTGGCGCTACCGGATATATTTACCAGCGTATTAGACGACATCGGGAAAGGAGTCATGAGGATGCTTCTTAA
- a CDS encoding N-acetylmannosamine-6-phosphate 2-epimerase has translation MPGAINALKGGLIVSCQALENEPLHSSMIMGRMAYAAVLGGAKGIRANSFEDIVEIKKVVGVPVFGIVKRGYKDSDIYITPTMREIDELVAAKTDIISLDATNRIRPGNKTLEAFVSEIRAKYRNITLMADISTYEEGIHAYDMGFDMVSTTLSGYTPYSPQFETPDFKLIERLSKRLPIPVVAEGRIWVREEAVKAFDSGAYAVVVGTAITRPMEITRRFVKAIESAEK, from the coding sequence ATGCCCGGCGCTATCAATGCTTTGAAAGGCGGCCTTATTGTGTCATGCCAGGCTCTTGAAAATGAGCCTCTGCATTCATCGATGATAATGGGAAGAATGGCATATGCCGCAGTACTTGGAGGGGCAAAAGGAATAAGAGCCAATAGTTTTGAAGATATTGTTGAAATAAAAAAAGTAGTTGGCGTACCTGTTTTCGGCATTGTAAAACGTGGGTACAAAGACTCTGATATATATATTACGCCAACGATGAGAGAAATAGATGAGCTTGTAGCGGCAAAAACAGATATCATCTCGTTGGATGCCACAAACCGGATAAGGCCGGGCAATAAGACGCTTGAGGCTTTTGTAAGTGAAATACGCGCTAAATATAGGAATATAACTTTGATGGCAGATATATCTACTTATGAAGAAGGAATCCATGCATATGATATGGGTTTTGATATGGTTTCAACGACCCTGTCCGGATATACGCCATATAGCCCCCAGTTTGAAACGCCTGATTTTAAACTTATTGAAAGGCTTTCCAAAAGGCTGCCTATCCCGGTGGTCGCTGAAGGAAGGATCTGGGTAAGGGAGGAAGCGGTGAAAGCATTTGATTCAGGGGCATATGCTGTTGTTGTAGGAACTGCGATTACAAGACCGATGGAGATTACAAGGAGATTTGTCAAAGCTATAGAATCTGCGGAAAAATAA
- a CDS encoding DedA family protein, whose translation MQNWIIQIMNTFGYAGIALLIAIENIFPPIPSEVILTFGGFMTTYTSMNIWGVIIFATIGSVVGAVVLYGIGRWLSPEKLERWLDGRLGKILHFKKEDVSRAADWFSKRGKPTVFFCRFIPIVRSLISIPAGIARMNMVIFLILTTVGTFIWNAVLVYLGAFAGTSWEKVVGYIGTYSMITVFAFVVLAFITAIVFYKKRFLKSKR comes from the coding sequence ATGCAGAATTGGATTATTCAAATTATGAACACTTTCGGATATGCGGGGATTGCACTGCTTATTGCAATAGAAAATATTTTTCCTCCGATTCCGTCAGAGGTTATTTTAACTTTCGGAGGCTTTATGACTACCTATACATCTATGAATATTTGGGGTGTCATAATATTTGCCACAATAGGATCGGTAGTGGGAGCAGTTGTACTTTATGGGATTGGCAGATGGCTTAGTCCGGAAAAACTGGAGCGATGGTTGGACGGCAGATTGGGAAAGATTTTGCATTTTAAAAAAGAGGATGTTTCGAGAGCGGCGGACTGGTTCTCAAAACGTGGGAAACCGACTGTCTTCTTTTGCCGGTTTATTCCTATTGTCCGCAGCCTTATTTCCATTCCTGCCGGCATCGCACGAATGAACATGGTAATTTTTCTGATACTTACTACTGTGGGAACTTTTATCTGGAATGCTGTTCTTGTATATTTAGGGGCGTTTGCAGGTACATCCTGGGAAAAAGTTGTCGGGTATATAGGCACATATTCCATGATTACCGTTTTTGCTTTTGTTGTTTTAGCTTTTATTACTGCGATAGTTTTCTATAAGAAAAGGTTTTTAAAATCCAAAAGGTAA